In the genome of Desulfovibrio sp., one region contains:
- a CDS encoding GDSL-type esterase/lipase family protein, with the protein MTLICLGDSLTYGFGIPRHRVWPSLLAKTTSMKVLNWGINGDTTGGMLARFQAHSAVSDARAAILMGGFNDLALGADIGVVKANMFALVQQCFNVRVKPVLGIPIPVRYPITFPLLASMDVDRACAAYGGLRPWLHSLAEDFSLPVVDFYRRFEEFLVSAALNGREYFDALYTDGLHASEAGHALMAQEAARALHNI; encoded by the coding sequence ATGACCTTGATCTGCCTGGGCGACAGCCTCACATATGGTTTCGGTATTCCCCGTCACCGGGTCTGGCCTTCATTGCTGGCCAAAACTACAAGCATGAAGGTGCTCAACTGGGGCATCAACGGCGACACCACAGGCGGTATGCTGGCCCGTTTTCAGGCTCACAGCGCCGTTAGCGACGCCCGTGCGGCCATTCTTATGGGCGGGTTCAACGATCTTGCTCTGGGCGCGGATATTGGCGTGGTAAAAGCCAATATGTTCGCCCTGGTGCAGCAATGCTTCAATGTTCGCGTCAAGCCGGTGCTCGGCATCCCCATCCCCGTGCGCTATCCCATCACCTTTCCTCTGCTGGCCAGCATGGATGTGGATAGGGCCTGCGCCGCCTATGGCGGATTGCGGCCCTGGCTGCACAGCCTGGCTGAAGATTTTTCCCTGCCTGTGGTGGATTTTTATCGTCGATTTGAAGAGTTTTTAGTCTCTGCGGCCCTCAACGGCAGAGAGTATTTTGACGCCCTGTACACTGACGGTCTGCACGCCAGCGAAGCCGGGCACGCCCTCATGGCGCAGGAAGCTGCACGGGCGCTGCACAATATCTGA
- a CDS encoding dicarboxylate/amino acid:cation symporter, which yields MLKYLRVLYVQVLIAIMIGILLGHFYPQMAVKMQPLGKMFINLIKMIIAPLIFSTVVTGIAGMNDIKAVGKTGGLAIVYFTGITLLALVIGLVVVNLVQPGAGMNVDVSTFDAADKSIAAQYAGKAKDNNLINFLMNIIPHTFVSAFTSGEILQVLLVAIIFAFALNFSGAKGQLCFDLIKSLSEVLFKVINIIMRVAPIGAFGAMAFTIGKEGIGSVLALGELILCFYATSIMFVILVLGVVGLFSGFSIFKFVRYIKEELFIVLGTSSSESVLPNMLRKMEKVGCNKSVVDLVIPAGYSFNLDGTAIYLTMAAVFLAQATNTPMTIGEELVLLGILLISSKGAAAVTGGGFIVLAGTLSSVGKIPPESIAVIFGIDRFMSEARALTNLVGNGVATIFISKMTGNLDSEKLRRELNGHTLEVEVDDDVAETEMAASKADV from the coding sequence ATGCTTAAGTATTTGAGAGTGCTCTATGTACAAGTGTTGATTGCAATCATGATAGGTATTTTGCTGGGGCATTTCTATCCGCAAATGGCGGTAAAGATGCAGCCCTTGGGCAAGATGTTCATCAACCTGATCAAAATGATCATCGCGCCGCTCATTTTTTCCACAGTTGTGACAGGTATCGCGGGCATGAACGACATCAAGGCCGTGGGTAAAACCGGCGGCCTCGCCATCGTATATTTTACAGGCATCACACTGCTGGCCCTGGTTATCGGTCTGGTGGTCGTAAACCTGGTGCAGCCCGGCGCGGGCATGAATGTTGACGTGAGCACCTTTGACGCCGCCGACAAAAGCATCGCCGCCCAATACGCAGGCAAGGCCAAAGACAATAACCTCATCAACTTTTTAATGAATATCATTCCGCATACTTTCGTTTCCGCTTTTACCAGCGGCGAGATACTGCAGGTTCTGCTTGTGGCCATCATCTTCGCCTTTGCCCTGAACTTTAGCGGCGCCAAGGGCCAGCTGTGCTTTGATCTCATCAAGAGCCTTTCTGAAGTGCTTTTCAAGGTTATCAATATCATCATGCGCGTCGCGCCCATTGGCGCTTTTGGCGCAATGGCCTTCACCATCGGCAAGGAAGGGATAGGCTCCGTACTGGCGCTGGGTGAACTGATACTGTGTTTTTACGCCACCAGTATCATGTTTGTAATACTGGTTCTCGGTGTTGTGGGCCTGTTCAGCGGGTTCAGCATCTTCAAGTTCGTCCGGTATATTAAAGAAGAGTTGTTTATCGTTCTTGGCACGTCTTCCTCCGAATCCGTGCTGCCCAACATGCTGCGCAAGATGGAGAAGGTGGGCTGCAACAAGAGCGTCGTGGACCTGGTTATCCCGGCAGGCTACTCCTTTAACCTGGACGGCACGGCTATCTATCTGACCATGGCCGCGGTATTTTTGGCCCAGGCTACCAATACGCCCATGACCATTGGCGAAGAACTCGTGCTTCTTGGCATTTTGCTGATTTCATCCAAGGGCGCGGCGGCAGTTACTGGCGGCGGATTTATCGTGCTGGCGGGTACGTTGAGTTCTGTTGGCAAGATTCCTCCGGAAAGCATCGCCGTCATTTTCGGTATTGACCGCTTTATGTCCGAAGCGCGTGCGCTGACCAATCTTGTGGGCAACGGCGTGGCCACCATCTTTATTTCCAAGATGACCGGCAATCTTGATTCCGAAAAGCTGCGCCGCGAGCTTAACGGACATACGCTGGAAGTCGAAGTGGATGACGATGTTGCTGAAACGGAGATGGCCGCAAGCAAGGCGGACGTTTGA
- a CDS encoding fumarate hydratase, giving the protein MKEIHCNDIAQAVARLAIDACYRLPADMVEAMRKSREAEPSPVGRTILDQLLENAGIAAEGQIPLCQDTGITVVFAEIGQDVHIVGGAFEDAVNEGVRRGYTDGYLRKSCVFEPLFERKNTGDNTPAVLHSRLVPGDRLRLRLAPKGAGSENKSVLKMLVPADGIEGVRKVVLDAVLAAGPNSCPPLVVGVGIGGTMELAALCAKRAAARDLESHNADARYAAFEDELLDMVNRTGVGPQGLGGVTTALKVHVEWAPTHIASLPVAVNINCHAARHAEIVL; this is encoded by the coding sequence ATGAAAGAAATTCATTGCAATGACATAGCGCAGGCAGTGGCGCGTCTGGCCATAGATGCCTGCTACCGACTGCCTGCGGATATGGTTGAAGCCATGCGTAAATCCCGCGAGGCCGAACCTTCGCCGGTGGGTCGCACCATACTGGATCAGTTACTGGAAAATGCGGGCATTGCCGCTGAAGGGCAGATTCCTTTGTGTCAGGACACAGGAATCACAGTGGTTTTCGCCGAGATAGGACAGGATGTACACATAGTGGGCGGCGCTTTTGAAGACGCCGTCAATGAGGGGGTTCGCCGGGGGTACACGGACGGCTATTTGCGCAAATCCTGTGTGTTCGAGCCTTTGTTTGAGCGCAAAAATACGGGGGACAACACCCCGGCCGTCCTGCATTCCCGCCTGGTGCCAGGCGACAGGCTGCGCTTGCGTCTGGCGCCCAAGGGGGCAGGATCAGAAAATAAAAGCGTACTCAAAATGCTGGTGCCGGCCGACGGCATCGAGGGGGTACGCAAGGTGGTTCTGGACGCCGTTCTTGCGGCTGGCCCCAACTCCTGTCCCCCTCTGGTCGTGGGCGTGGGCATCGGCGGCACTATGGAACTGGCCGCCCTGTGCGCCAAACGCGCCGCAGCCCGCGACCTTGAAAGCCACAACGCGGATGCGCGTTATGCGGCCTTTGAAGATGAACTGCTTGATATGGTCAACAGAACCGGCGTCGGCCCGCAAGGGCTTGGCGGCGTGACCACGGCCCTCAAGGTGCATGTGGAGTGGGCCCCGACCCATATAGCTTCGTTGCCGGTGGCCGTGAACATCAACTGTCACGCGGCGCGCCACGCCGAAATCGTCCTGTAG
- a CDS encoding Fe-S-containing hydro-lyase codes for MSDQVKKIRAPFDETTARSLRAGDRVLITGTILAARDAAHKRLVETLDRGEPLPVDLQGAVVYYLGPSPARPGHPIGAAGPTTSGRMDAYTPRLLKQGLKGMIGKGYRSPDVIKAMEEFGVPYLAAVGGAGALIARSIRKYTVLAYEDLGPEAVAAMEVEDFPAIVVIDCLGGNYYEAGQAPYRRI; via the coding sequence ATGTCTGACCAAGTCAAAAAAATACGTGCTCCTTTTGACGAAACCACGGCCCGCTCCCTGCGGGCCGGCGACAGGGTGCTTATTACGGGCACCATTCTGGCCGCGCGCGATGCGGCCCATAAAAGGCTGGTGGAAACACTGGACAGGGGCGAACCTCTGCCGGTGGATCTGCAAGGGGCTGTTGTCTATTACCTGGGGCCAAGTCCGGCCCGTCCCGGTCATCCCATCGGGGCGGCCGGGCCGACGACTTCAGGCCGTATGGACGCCTATACGCCCCGCCTGCTCAAGCAGGGCCTCAAGGGCATGATTGGCAAGGGCTATCGCAGCCCTGACGTCATAAAGGCTATGGAAGAATTCGGCGTACCGTATCTGGCCGCCGTGGGCGGGGCGGGAGCGCTCATTGCCCGCAGCATCAGAAAATATACGGTGCTGGCCTATGAAGATCTGGGGCCCGAAGCCGTTGCCGCCATGGAGGTGGAGGATTTTCCCGCCATTGTGGTTATCGACTGTCTGGGCGGCAATTACTACGAGGCTGGCCAGGCGCCGTATCGACGTATCTGA
- a CDS encoding succinate dehydrogenase/fumarate reductase transmembrane subunit codes for MALSRNSAEGKTRLDFWQAATGAFLALFVCVHLLLEGTVVISPALTNGIAWFLEATWLTHLVAPIIILMVVFHFYIAARKMPFRTHELGIFVRHSRSLKDFDTWLWLVQVFTAIAILLGVFFHVYAIMTDLPINVAGSAKRLHSGWLAFYVVFLPCVILHTGIGVYRIAVKYGVCVKSAKDMCRKWIWIVMGCYLLLGSLALARVWFQG; via the coding sequence ATGGCTTTGAGCAGAAATTCCGCTGAGGGCAAAACTCGCCTGGATTTCTGGCAGGCCGCCACGGGCGCTTTTTTGGCGCTGTTTGTGTGCGTGCACCTGCTGCTGGAAGGGACGGTGGTGATCAGCCCTGCGTTGACCAATGGCATAGCCTGGTTTCTCGAGGCTACGTGGTTGACCCACCTGGTGGCCCCTATCATTATTTTGATGGTTGTTTTTCATTTTTATATTGCGGCCCGCAAGATGCCCTTTCGTACGCATGAGCTTGGCATCTTTGTGCGGCACAGCAGAAGCCTGAAGGATTTTGACACCTGGCTGTGGCTTGTGCAGGTCTTTACGGCCATAGCCATCCTGCTCGGCGTGTTTTTTCACGTATACGCGATCATGACAGACCTTCCCATCAATGTGGCAGGCAGCGCCAAGCGCCTGCACAGCGGATGGCTGGCCTTTTATGTTGTCTTTTTGCCCTGCGTCATCCTCCATACGGGCATCGGCGTGTACCGCATCGCCGTGAAGTACGGCGTCTGCGTCAAGAGCGCCAAGGACATGTGCCGCAAGTGGATATGGATCGTCATGGGCTGTTATCTGTTGCTCGGCTCGCTGGCCTTGGCCCGCGTCTGGTTTCAGGGATAG
- a CDS encoding fumarate reductase flavoprotein subunit, protein MRIFESDVLCIGAGLAGERVAVEAAQDGFSVICLSVVPPKRSHSSAAMGGMQAALGNSIMGEGDCPEIHFNDTVKGSDWGCDQEVARLFAETGPIAMREMAWMGVPWSRVVPGEHTYYKGGKPFQATEKKENEGLIHSRAFGGTAKWRTCYTSDGTGHAVLFTLDSRLLQLGVDVHDRMQAEVLVHDGQRCMGCVARDLRTGELVGYFAKATLIATGGYGRIYRATTNAIICDGGGQIAALETGVVPLGNMEAVQFHPTGTVPTDILVTEGCRGDGGTLLDVNEYRFMPDYEPDKAELASRDVVSRRMTEHMRKGFGVPSPYGEHLWLDIRHLGEKHITTNLREVYDISTHFLGVNPIHQLIPVRPTHHYSMGGVRINKDGHAYGLEGLFSAGEAACWDMHGFNRLGGNSLAETIVSGRIVGKKLVEFLHGYETVFSTAEMKAAALKVKDRIAALLRGTGDGCYTLRNEMQDVMMEHVGIFRNGKDLEAGVVKLQNLLERCKNMRLGSGNIPGPNAELSMALRVPGMLKLALCTAYGALMRTESRGAHAREDHPERNDKDWLVRTLAYWNEGDSLPTLRYEPATPFFILPPGDRGYGGGKIIQGDIREDQIVPYHEKG, encoded by the coding sequence ATGCGTATTTTTGAAAGTGACGTTTTGTGCATTGGCGCTGGTCTGGCCGGAGAGCGTGTGGCGGTGGAGGCCGCACAGGATGGCTTCAGCGTTATCTGTCTTTCCGTGGTGCCGCCCAAACGCTCGCACTCCTCTGCCGCCATGGGCGGCATGCAGGCGGCCCTGGGCAACTCAATCATGGGCGAGGGCGACTGCCCCGAAATCCATTTTAACGATACGGTAAAGGGTTCTGACTGGGGTTGCGACCAGGAGGTGGCCCGTCTGTTTGCTGAAACCGGCCCCATAGCCATGCGCGAAATGGCCTGGATGGGCGTGCCCTGGAGCCGCGTCGTGCCCGGCGAGCACACCTACTACAAGGGCGGCAAGCCTTTTCAGGCCACGGAAAAAAAGGAAAATGAGGGGCTTATCCATTCCCGCGCCTTTGGCGGCACCGCCAAGTGGCGTACCTGCTACACTTCGGACGGCACAGGCCATGCCGTGCTTTTCACCCTGGACAGCCGCCTGCTGCAACTGGGTGTGGATGTGCACGACCGCATGCAGGCCGAAGTGCTGGTGCACGATGGCCAGCGCTGCATGGGCTGCGTGGCCCGCGACCTGCGCACCGGTGAACTGGTAGGGTACTTCGCCAAGGCAACGCTTATCGCCACCGGTGGATACGGCCGTATTTACCGGGCCACCACCAATGCCATCATCTGCGACGGCGGCGGCCAGATAGCGGCCCTTGAAACGGGCGTGGTGCCCCTGGGCAATATGGAGGCCGTGCAGTTTCACCCCACGGGCACGGTGCCCACGGACATTCTGGTCACAGAAGGCTGCCGTGGCGACGGCGGAACCCTGCTGGACGTGAATGAATACCGCTTTATGCCGGATTATGAGCCGGACAAGGCCGAGCTTGCCTCGCGTGACGTGGTGTCGCGCCGCATGACAGAGCATATGCGCAAGGGCTTTGGCGTGCCCAGTCCCTACGGCGAGCATCTCTGGCTGGACATCCGGCATCTGGGCGAAAAGCACATCACCACAAACCTGCGCGAAGTGTATGACATCTCCACCCATTTCCTTGGCGTGAACCCCATACACCAGCTCATCCCCGTGCGGCCCACCCATCACTACAGCATGGGCGGCGTGCGCATCAACAAGGATGGCCACGCCTACGGGCTTGAGGGGCTTTTCTCCGCCGGCGAGGCCGCCTGCTGGGATATGCACGGCTTCAACCGCCTGGGCGGCAACTCTCTTGCTGAAACCATCGTTTCCGGACGTATTGTGGGCAAAAAGCTGGTGGAATTCCTGCATGGCTACGAAACCGTGTTCTCCACAGCCGAAATGAAGGCCGCCGCGCTCAAGGTCAAGGATCGCATCGCCGCGCTGCTGCGCGGCACGGGCGACGGCTGCTACACGCTGCGCAACGAGATGCAGGATGTCATGATGGAGCATGTCGGCATCTTCCGTAATGGCAAGGATCTGGAGGCAGGCGTCGTCAAGCTGCAAAACCTGCTGGAGCGCTGCAAAAACATGCGCCTTGGCAGCGGCAACATCCCTGGCCCCAATGCGGAGCTTTCAATGGCCCTGCGGGTGCCCGGCATGCTCAAGCTGGCCCTGTGCACGGCCTACGGCGCGCTTATGCGCACTGAAAGCCGGGGCGCGCACGCGCGCGAGGACCACCCTGAACGCAACGACAAGGACTGGCTTGTGCGCACCCTGGCCTATTGGAACGAGGGCGACAGCCTCCCCACGCTCCGGTATGAGCCTGCCACGCCATTCTTCATTCTGCCTCCGGGCGACCGGGGCTATGGCGGCGGCAAGATCATCCAGGGCGACATCAGGGAAGACCAGATCGTTCCCTACCACGAGAAAGGTTAA
- a CDS encoding fumarate reductase iron-sulfur subunit: MGRNLTFEIFRYNPLDAGSYPHMQKFQLEEHPSMTLFIALNLIREKQDPSLQFDFCCRAGICGSCGMVINGRPGLACHTQTCDLPDHITLHPLPVFKLLGDLSVDTGTWFRNVGQKIESWIHTSKAFDPAAQEERMDNELATQIFELDRCIECGCCVAACGTARMREDFIGATAINRMARFYIDPRDNRTPADYYDLIGDDTGVFGCMGLLACDSVCPKQLPLHDQLGIMRRMVSMESVRGILPDFLRKKMQGCGHTHCSGKD, translated from the coding sequence ATGGGACGCAATCTTACGTTCGAGATATTCCGCTATAATCCGCTGGATGCCGGGTCCTACCCGCACATGCAGAAATTCCAGCTTGAAGAGCATCCAAGCATGACGCTCTTTATCGCGCTGAATCTCATCCGCGAAAAGCAGGACCCCTCCTTGCAGTTTGATTTCTGCTGCCGCGCAGGCATCTGCGGCTCCTGCGGCATGGTGATCAACGGGCGGCCCGGCCTGGCCTGCCACACGCAAACCTGTGACCTGCCGGACCACATAACCCTGCACCCCCTGCCAGTCTTCAAACTGCTGGGCGATCTCTCCGTGGATACGGGCACGTGGTTTCGCAATGTGGGCCAGAAGATCGAATCGTGGATACACACCAGCAAGGCCTTTGATCCGGCGGCGCAGGAAGAACGCATGGACAATGAGCTCGCCACCCAGATATTCGAACTGGACAGGTGCATCGAGTGCGGCTGCTGCGTGGCGGCCTGCGGCACGGCCCGCATGCGTGAAGACTTCATCGGGGCCACGGCCATCAACCGCATGGCGCGCTTCTATATTGATCCGAGAGACAACCGCACCCCGGCCGATTACTACGACCTCATCGGCGACGATACAGGGGTCTTCGGCTGCATGGGCCTGCTGGCCTGCGACAGCGTGTGCCCCAAGCAACTGCCCCTGCACGACCAGTTGGGCATCATGCGGCGTATGGTGAGCATGGAATCCGTGAGGGGCATCCTGCCGGATTTCCTGCGTAAAAAAATGCAGGGCTGCGGCCATACGCATTGCAGCGGCAAGGACTAG
- a CDS encoding NAD(P)-dependent malic enzyme, translated as MKNLREDALAMHKNFQGKIEVRVKVPVRDADDLTLAYSPGVAEPCMEINRNPEMLDVYTNHGNFVCVVSNGTAVLGLGDIGPGAAMPVMEGKSLLFKTFGDVDAFPICVDTKDTAKIVELVELMAPTFGGVNLEDIKAPQCFIIEDALKKNGVFKGPIFHDDQHGTAVVTLAGLINALKVVNKKLEDVTVVTSGAGAAGIAIIKLLMAMGLKNVIMCDTRGAIYEGRAEGMNPYKEEIARRTNPQKVKGGLAEAIKGADVFIGVSAPNTLTEDMIRSMAKDPIVFAQANPIPEIWPIQRALDAGARVVSTGRSDCPNQINNVLAFPGIFRGALDVAATDINDAMKIAAAYAIAELVTADELRPDYIIPSTLNPDVAPAVAAATARAAIESGIARNPVDPAIVGKNLKNRLANRK; from the coding sequence ATAAAGAATCTGCGTGAAGATGCGCTGGCCATGCACAAGAATTTTCAGGGCAAGATTGAAGTGCGCGTAAAGGTTCCCGTTCGTGATGCCGATGATCTCACTCTTGCGTATTCGCCCGGCGTGGCGGAACCCTGCATGGAAATCAACCGTAATCCTGAAATGCTGGACGTGTACACCAACCACGGCAATTTTGTCTGCGTGGTGTCCAACGGCACAGCGGTGTTGGGCCTGGGCGACATTGGCCCCGGCGCCGCCATGCCGGTGATGGAAGGTAAAAGTCTGCTGTTCAAGACCTTTGGCGATGTGGATGCTTTTCCCATCTGCGTTGACACCAAGGACACAGCCAAGATCGTCGAGCTTGTGGAACTGATGGCCCCCACCTTTGGCGGCGTGAACCTTGAAGACATCAAAGCACCGCAATGCTTTATCATTGAGGATGCCCTCAAGAAAAACGGCGTTTTCAAGGGCCCCATCTTCCACGACGACCAGCACGGCACCGCCGTGGTTACTCTGGCCGGGCTTATCAATGCTCTCAAGGTCGTCAACAAGAAGCTGGAAGACGTTACTGTGGTCACCAGCGGCGCGGGTGCGGCCGGTATTGCCATCATCAAACTGCTCATGGCCATGGGCCTCAAGAACGTCATCATGTGCGACACGCGCGGGGCCATCTACGAAGGCCGCGCCGAAGGCATGAATCCGTATAAGGAAGAAATAGCCCGGCGCACCAATCCGCAGAAGGTCAAGGGCGGTCTGGCCGAGGCTATCAAGGGGGCGGACGTGTTTATCGGCGTTTCCGCACCCAACACCCTTACTGAAGACATGATCCGCAGCATGGCCAAGGACCCCATAGTCTTTGCCCAGGCCAACCCCATCCCCGAAATCTGGCCTATCCAGCGCGCGCTGGACGCCGGTGCGCGGGTGGTGTCCACGGGGCGTTCGGACTGCCCCAACCAGATTAACAATGTGCTGGCCTTTCCCGGCATCTTCCGTGGCGCTCTGGACGTGGCCGCCACGGACATCAATGACGCCATGAAGATAGCCGCAGCCTACGCCATTGCAGAACTGGTCACGGCTGACGAACTGCGGCCCGACTATATCATACCTTCAACCCTTAATCCCGATGTGGCCCCGGCCGTGGCTGCCGCCACTGCCCGCGCCGCCATAGAAAGCGGCATTGCCCGCAACCCTGTGGATCCGGCCATTGTGGGGAAAAACCTCAAGAACAGACTTGCTAACCGCAAGTAA
- a CDS encoding TonB-dependent receptor — protein sequence MKCRRVVSLLAILLLQASGAWAQEEGATEVLLTPLEMTEPKNTIDHITQTDMERKTATNLWEALRGVQGVYLQTTGARNEGTIGIRGSNRYQVGMYIDDIPIATAYRNEWDYNNTLTYGLESVDISKGYSSPLLASNNNLAGVVNLRTAKPKKEFEFSAKYMNFFDRRMHDQGRMAATSIGTRQELYYLKGTFVYDNQDFFTLPEGFDAAPYQGTGRRKNSDHRNLSANIIGGWTPSDDVDIMVGYMRQSSRKGQPFDAAELRKGSDLPFKRSWYWPEYETSRLYTNANFNLSRQAHLKAVVYYDSHQDKSESYTDIAMTKRDGADKKYDQYTLGGQLTFDYAFNAANKLALSAGYRILSHKEYNDYAVFDDTGLPAKQKKKKADVGEQLDERISEGYWDLGAEYTLKPIERLTLVFGTSLSTLTPMTLESRDHTTDAMNSYKKGLDDTKTLFNYQVGAFYDLTEKHEIFATFAKKSRFATMRERFLRIGDAPANPDLNPEHAYHYELGYKGLVSDWLKLNTSVYYSDVSDMITSKGVKPNITFENLGRATFYGFEAGAEAVVNQYFSAGAVFNYMRWNNCSNDDKIAQLPEITSTLYGVITPLEGLSIIPQLNISSGFYWNTSAADVPYRKSPNFATADIKAVYDINKNFSVEAGVKNLFDQEYAYSAYYPEPGRSYFVGVSANF from the coding sequence ATGAAATGTAGGCGCGTGGTATCCCTGCTCGCTATTCTGCTGTTGCAGGCAAGTGGAGCATGGGCACAGGAGGAGGGGGCAACAGAGGTTTTGTTGACGCCACTTGAGATGACAGAGCCAAAAAACACCATTGACCATATCACCCAGACAGATATGGAAAGAAAGACGGCCACAAATCTGTGGGAAGCACTCAGGGGAGTGCAGGGCGTATATCTTCAGACAACAGGGGCCCGCAATGAGGGTACCATTGGTATACGTGGCTCAAACCGGTATCAGGTCGGCATGTATATTGACGATATTCCCATTGCCACTGCGTACCGCAATGAATGGGATTACAATAATACCCTGACCTATGGCCTTGAGTCTGTAGACATCTCAAAAGGGTACAGTTCGCCCCTGCTTGCAAGCAACAACAACCTGGCTGGCGTGGTAAACCTGCGCACTGCAAAACCCAAAAAAGAATTTGAATTTTCAGCGAAATACATGAATTTTTTTGATCGCAGAATGCATGATCAGGGCCGCATGGCTGCCACCAGCATAGGCACGCGGCAGGAGCTCTACTACCTGAAAGGCACCTTTGTGTATGACAACCAGGATTTTTTCACCCTGCCCGAAGGGTTTGACGCCGCACCCTACCAGGGCACGGGACGTCGCAAAAACTCCGACCACAGAAATCTGAGCGCCAACATCATTGGCGGCTGGACCCCCAGTGATGATGTGGACATCATGGTGGGCTACATGCGGCAAAGCTCCAGAAAAGGCCAACCCTTTGACGCAGCCGAGCTCCGTAAGGGGTCGGATCTTCCCTTTAAACGCTCGTGGTACTGGCCGGAATATGAAACCAGCCGTCTGTACACCAACGCCAATTTTAATCTGAGCAGGCAGGCCCACCTCAAGGCCGTGGTGTACTACGACTCGCATCAGGACAAGTCCGAAAGCTATACCGACATAGCCATGACCAAAAGGGACGGCGCTGATAAAAAGTATGATCAGTACACGCTCGGCGGGCAGTTGACTTTTGACTATGCCTTCAACGCGGCCAACAAGCTGGCGCTCTCTGCTGGCTACCGCATCCTTTCGCATAAAGAGTATAATGATTACGCTGTATTTGATGACACCGGACTGCCCGCCAAGCAAAAAAAGAAAAAGGCCGACGTCGGCGAGCAGCTGGATGAGCGCATTTCGGAAGGGTACTGGGATCTTGGCGCGGAATATACCCTCAAGCCCATTGAGCGCCTGACGCTTGTTTTTGGCACGAGCCTCAGCACCTTGACCCCCATGACGCTTGAAAGCCGTGACCATACTACAGATGCCATGAATTCTTATAAAAAAGGGCTGGACGATACCAAGACCCTGTTCAACTACCAGGTGGGCGCGTTCTACGACCTTACCGAAAAGCATGAAATTTTTGCCACCTTTGCCAAAAAATCCCGGTTCGCCACCATGCGCGAACGGTTCCTGAGAATTGGCGACGCTCCTGCCAATCCCGATTTGAACCCCGAACACGCTTATCATTACGAGCTTGGCTACAAGGGCCTTGTCAGCGACTGGCTCAAGCTCAACACCAGCGTGTACTACAGCGACGTCAGCGACATGATCACGTCCAAGGGGGTCAAGCCGAACATAACTTTTGAAAACCTCGGCAGGGCCACATTCTATGGCTTTGAGGCAGGGGCTGAGGCTGTTGTCAATCAGTACTTCAGCGCGGGCGCTGTGTTCAACTACATGCGTTGGAATAACTGCTCCAATGATGATAAGATTGCCCAATTGCCTGAAATAACAAGCACTCTTTATGGCGTGATCACTCCTCTGGAAGGGTTATCCATCATTCCCCAGCTCAACATCAGCAGCGGCTTTTACTGGAATACCTCCGCTGCTGACGTCCCGTACAGAAAGTCTCCCAACTTTGCCACTGCGGATATCAAAGCGGTGTATGACATCAACAAGAACTTCTCGGTGGAAGCTGGCGTGAAAAACCTGTTTGACCAGGAATATGCGTACAGCGCCTATTATCCGGAACCGGGCCGGAGCTATTTTGTGGGCGTGAGCGCCAATTTCTAG